The Pelmatolapia mariae isolate MD_Pm_ZW linkage group LG10_11, Pm_UMD_F_2, whole genome shotgun sequence genome includes a region encoding these proteins:
- the LOC134635584 gene encoding uncharacterized protein LOC134635584, with translation MAVWDKNLLWSFMFLLAGAVGQTVIYPFTSTCAVRGSTVTLPCTFTPRKSFNDGQREVPLKIVRVLWCKNHEICQGDTPSVYDSNLANNDPRYQYLGDMKANCTLQIRDVQQGDNASFVFRMEADNSRGHFTNQTKVTVRVVDSTKMRIICSDDKKLSRGETITLLCASVCTFHQLEVTWLKDGHALSENGSSLELDFLNAEDSGNYTCALKNMKTLSEPYSLQVEAGAGGNLPPIPGLLFVVLLAVIALVLFIIESFLITSTAAFKNNMTNRKLHLCLAHTGEIE, from the exons ATGGCAGTTTGGGACAAAAACCTTCTGTGGAGCTTCATGTTCCTGCTGGCAG GTGCTGTGGGTCAAACTGTGATCTATCCTTTCACGTCTACCTGTGCTGTCAGAGGATCCACTGTCACCCTCCCCTGCACCTTCACACCTCGGAAGTCTTTCAATGATGGTCAGAGAGAAGTTCCTCTAAAGATCGTCAGAGTCCTCTGGTGTAAGAACCATGAGATCTGTCAGGGTGACACTCCATCTGTGTATGACAGTAACTTAGCAAACAACGATCCTCGTTATCAATATCTGGGAGACATGAAGGCAAACTGCACTTTACAGATCAGAGATGTTCAGCAGGGAGACAACGCAAGCTTTGTCTTCAGGATGGAAGCTGATAATTCTAGAGGACATTTTACTAACCAGACAAAAGTGACTGTCAGAGTTGTTG ATTCGACTAAAATGAGAATAATCTGCAGTGATGATAAAAAGTTGAGCAGAGGTGAAACCATCACACTGCTCTGTGCTTCAGTCTGCACTTTCCACCAACTGGAGGTCACCTGGTTGAAAGATGGCCACGCCCTCTCAGAGAATGGCTCCTCTCTTGAGCTAGACTTCCTGAATGCAGAGGATTCTGGGAACTACACCTGTGCTCTGAAGAACATGAAGACTCTCTCTGAGCCATACAGCCTGCAGGTGGAGGCTGGAG ctgGTGGTAACCTTCCTCCGATACCTGGTCTGCTGTTTGTTGTCCTGCTGGCTGTGATCGCGCTCGTACTCTTCATCATTGAAAG CTTCCTGATAACGTCTACAGCAGCGTTCAAGAACAACATGACCAACAGGAAGCTACACCTGTGTCTAGCTCACACAGgagaaatagaatag
- the LOC134636830 gene encoding B-cell receptor CD22-like isoform X2, whose amino-acid sequence MAVYGEMILWSFVFLLADAVGVTVIFPFTSTCAVRGSTVTLPCTFTPRKSFSDGQREVPLKIVRVRWCKNHSVCQETTPSVCDSDSTNNDPRYQYLGDMKTNCTLQIRDVQQGDNATFRFRMEADNSKGHFTNQTGVTVRVVDGTKLRIIRSSDDKNTSRGETVTLLCASVCTKHQLEVKWFKDGHTLSETGPSLHLSPQTAEDSGSYTCALKKNMKTLSEPYSLQVEAGADGVLRLVLGVVFGLLLPVILLLLFIFIIKRKLAAAEDQRAVGGDPEQKHPDSIYSNIMKSAQTEAAQQQEPARAVEDVSYASVQFKQKKQEGRRLQAADDDVVYSSVSSRG is encoded by the exons ATGGCAGTTTATGGTGAAATGATTCTGTGGAGCTTCGTGTTCCTGCTGGCAG ATGCTGTGGGTGTAACTGTGATCTTTCCTTTCACGTCTACCTGTGCTGTCAGAGGATCCACTGTCACCCTCCCCTGCACCTTCACACCTCGGAAGTCTTTCAGTGATGGTCAGAGAGAAGTTCCTCTAAAGATCGTCAGAGTCCGCTGGTGTAAGAACCATTCAGTCTGTCAGGAGACCACTCCGTCTGTGTGTGACAGTGACTCAACAAACAACGATCCTCGTTATCAATATCTGGGAGACATGAAGACAAACTGCACTTTACAGATCAGAGATGTTCAGCAGGGAGACAACGCAACCTTTCGCTTCAGGATGGAAGCTGATAATTCTAAAGGACATTTTACTAACCAGACAGGAGTGACTGTCAGAGTTGTTG ATGGGACCAAATTGAGAATAATCCGCTCCAGTGATGATAAAAACACCAGCAGAGGTGAAACCGTCACACTGCTCTGTGCTTCAGTCTGCACTAAACACCAACTGGAGGTCAAGTGGTTCAAAGATGGCCACACCCTCTCAGAGACTGGCCCCTCCCTCCATCTCAGCCCTCAGACTGCAGAGGATTCTGGGAGCTACACCTGTGCTCTGAAGAAGAACATGAAGACTCTCTCTGAGCCGTACAGCCTGCAGGTGGAGGCTGGAG CTGATGGTGTCCTTCGTCTGGTACTTGGTGTGGTGTTTGGTCTCCTGCTGCCTGTGATCCTGCTCCtactcttcatcttcatcatcaaaaG GAAGCTGGCAGCAGCAGAGGATCAGAGGGCTGTGGGAGGTGATCCGGAGCAGAAG CATCCTGATAGCATCTACAGCAACATCATGAAGTCTGCACAAACTGAGGCAGCTCAGCAGCAGGAACCGGCCCGAGCCGTGGAGGACGTCAGCTACGCCTCCGTCCAGTTCAAACAGAAGAAACAGGAGGGCAG GCGCCTGCAGGCGGCCGACGATGACGTTGTCTATTCCTCAGTGTCCAGTCGAGGATGA
- the LOC134636830 gene encoding B-cell receptor CD22-like isoform X1, producing the protein MAVYGEMILWSFVFLLADAVGVTVIFPFTSTCAVRGSTVTLPCTFTPRKSFSDGQREVPLKIVRVRWCKNHSVCQETTPSVCDSDSTNNDPRYQYLGDMKTNCTLQIRDVQQGDNATFRFRMEADNSKGHFTNQTGVTVRVVDGTKLRIIRSSDDKNTSRGETVTLLCASVCTKHQLEVKWFKDGHTLSETGPSLHLSPQTAEDSGSYTCALKKNMKTLSEPYSLQVEAGAADGVLRLVLGVVFGLLLPVILLLLFIFIIKRKLAAAEDQRAVGGDPEQKHPDSIYSNIMKSAQTEAAQQQEPARAVEDVSYASVQFKQKKQEGRRLQAADDDVVYSSVSSRG; encoded by the exons ATGGCAGTTTATGGTGAAATGATTCTGTGGAGCTTCGTGTTCCTGCTGGCAG ATGCTGTGGGTGTAACTGTGATCTTTCCTTTCACGTCTACCTGTGCTGTCAGAGGATCCACTGTCACCCTCCCCTGCACCTTCACACCTCGGAAGTCTTTCAGTGATGGTCAGAGAGAAGTTCCTCTAAAGATCGTCAGAGTCCGCTGGTGTAAGAACCATTCAGTCTGTCAGGAGACCACTCCGTCTGTGTGTGACAGTGACTCAACAAACAACGATCCTCGTTATCAATATCTGGGAGACATGAAGACAAACTGCACTTTACAGATCAGAGATGTTCAGCAGGGAGACAACGCAACCTTTCGCTTCAGGATGGAAGCTGATAATTCTAAAGGACATTTTACTAACCAGACAGGAGTGACTGTCAGAGTTGTTG ATGGGACCAAATTGAGAATAATCCGCTCCAGTGATGATAAAAACACCAGCAGAGGTGAAACCGTCACACTGCTCTGTGCTTCAGTCTGCACTAAACACCAACTGGAGGTCAAGTGGTTCAAAGATGGCCACACCCTCTCAGAGACTGGCCCCTCCCTCCATCTCAGCCCTCAGACTGCAGAGGATTCTGGGAGCTACACCTGTGCTCTGAAGAAGAACATGAAGACTCTCTCTGAGCCGTACAGCCTGCAGGTGGAGGCTGGAG caGCTGATGGTGTCCTTCGTCTGGTACTTGGTGTGGTGTTTGGTCTCCTGCTGCCTGTGATCCTGCTCCtactcttcatcttcatcatcaaaaG GAAGCTGGCAGCAGCAGAGGATCAGAGGGCTGTGGGAGGTGATCCGGAGCAGAAG CATCCTGATAGCATCTACAGCAACATCATGAAGTCTGCACAAACTGAGGCAGCTCAGCAGCAGGAACCGGCCCGAGCCGTGGAGGACGTCAGCTACGCCTCCGTCCAGTTCAAACAGAAGAAACAGGAGGGCAG GCGCCTGCAGGCGGCCGACGATGACGTTGTCTATTCCTCAGTGTCCAGTCGAGGATGA